In Pseudonocardia sp. C8, one genomic interval encodes:
- the ettA gene encoding energy-dependent translational throttle protein EttA, protein MADLIYTMRNVRKAHGDKVILENASISFLPGAKIGVVGPNGAGKSTVLKIMAGLEKPNNGDAFLKPGATVGILQQEPPLNEEKTVLGNVEEGLGEVKVKLDRYNAIAEEMATNYTDELMEEMGKLQEELDHADAWEIDSQLEQAMDALRCPPGDAEVRHLSGGERRRVALCKLLLSQPDLLLLDEPTNHLDAESVLWLEQFLANYSGAVLAVTHDRYFLDNVAGWILELDRGRTFPYEGNYSTYLEKKAERLAVQGKKDAKLQKRLKEELAWVRSNPKARQAKSRSRLDRYDEMAAEADRHRKLDFEEIQIPPGPRLGNQVVEVSHLDKGFDGRQLIKDLSFTLPRNGIVGVIGPNGVGKTTLFKTIVGLEEPDSGEVKVGETVKLSYVDQNRGGIDPAKTVFEVVSDGLDHIQVGNVEMPSRAYVAAFGFKGPDQQKPAGVLSGGERNRLNLALTLKLGGNLILLDEPTNDLDVETLGSLENALEQFPGCAVVISHDRWFLDRVCTHILAWEGTDENPAAWFWFEGNFESYEKNKIERLGAEAARPHRVTHRKLTRD, encoded by the coding sequence GTGGCGGATCTGATTTACACGATGCGGAACGTGCGCAAGGCGCACGGCGACAAGGTGATCCTGGAGAACGCGTCGATCAGCTTCCTGCCGGGGGCGAAGATCGGCGTGGTCGGCCCGAACGGCGCCGGGAAGTCGACCGTCCTGAAGATCATGGCCGGGCTGGAGAAGCCGAACAACGGTGACGCGTTCCTGAAGCCCGGAGCGACGGTCGGCATCCTGCAGCAGGAGCCACCGCTCAACGAGGAGAAGACCGTCCTCGGCAACGTCGAGGAAGGCCTCGGCGAGGTCAAGGTCAAGCTCGACCGGTACAACGCCATCGCCGAGGAGATGGCGACGAACTACACCGACGAGCTGATGGAGGAGATGGGCAAGCTCCAGGAGGAGCTCGACCACGCCGACGCGTGGGAGATCGACTCGCAGCTGGAGCAGGCGATGGACGCCCTGCGCTGCCCCCCGGGCGACGCCGAGGTCCGCCACCTCTCCGGTGGCGAGCGGCGGCGGGTGGCGCTGTGCAAGCTGCTCCTCTCCCAGCCGGACCTGCTGCTCCTCGACGAGCCGACCAACCACCTCGACGCCGAGAGCGTCCTGTGGCTCGAGCAGTTCCTCGCGAACTACTCCGGCGCGGTCCTCGCGGTCACCCACGACCGCTACTTCCTCGACAACGTCGCCGGTTGGATCCTGGAGCTGGACCGGGGCCGGACCTTCCCGTACGAGGGCAACTACTCCACCTACCTGGAGAAGAAGGCCGAGCGGCTCGCCGTCCAGGGCAAGAAGGACGCGAAGCTGCAGAAGCGCCTCAAGGAGGAGCTGGCCTGGGTCCGCTCGAACCCGAAGGCCCGCCAGGCCAAGAGCCGTTCCCGGCTGGACCGGTACGACGAGATGGCGGCCGAGGCCGACCGGCACCGCAAGCTGGACTTCGAGGAGATCCAGATCCCGCCGGGGCCGCGACTGGGCAACCAGGTCGTCGAGGTCTCCCACCTCGACAAGGGCTTCGACGGCCGGCAGCTCATCAAGGACCTGTCGTTCACGCTGCCGCGGAACGGCATCGTCGGCGTCATCGGCCCGAACGGCGTCGGCAAGACGACCCTGTTCAAGACGATCGTCGGCCTGGAGGAACCGGACTCGGGCGAGGTCAAGGTCGGTGAGACGGTGAAGCTGTCGTACGTCGACCAGAACCGGGGCGGGATCGACCCGGCGAAGACGGTGTTCGAGGTCGTCTCGGACGGGCTGGACCACATCCAGGTCGGCAACGTCGAGATGCCCTCCCGGGCCTACGTCGCGGCGTTCGGCTTCAAGGGACCCGACCAGCAGAAGCCGGCGGGCGTCCTCTCCGGGGGTGAGCGGAACCGGCTGAACCTGGCGCTCACCCTCAAGCTCGGGGGCAACCTGATCCTGCTCGACGAGCCGACCAACGACCTGGACGTGGAGACGCTCGGGTCCCTGGAGAACGCGCTCGAGCAGTTCCCCGGCTGCGCGGTCGTCATCTCCCACGACCGCTGGTTCCTCGACCGGGTGTGCACCCACATCCTCGCCTGGGAGGGCACCGACGAGAACCCGGCAGCCTGGTTCTGGTTCGAGGGCAACTTCGAGTCCTACGAGAAGAACAAGATCGAGCGGCTCGGCGCGGAGGCGGCGCGACCCCACCGGGTCACACACCGTAAGCTCACCCGCGACTGA
- a CDS encoding Stp1/IreP family PP2C-type Ser/Thr phosphatase produces the protein MVLGLRSAIRSDVGRRRTSNQDAGATTGRLLIVADGMGGHAHGEIASAMTVSAFTEMEARLPQDLTDVDLAAELSATLDDVTERLTRRAGEEPDTRGMGTTVVSLLLTGEQFALAHIGDSRIYRLRDGDLTQLTHDHTMVQQLVDEGQITAEEAAHHPRRSVLMRALSTDHAPEPDLDRIDILEGDRYLLCSDGVTAVLDDEVLRQELSSGAEPEEIVERLVALANEGGGPDNITAIVADVVDPPDEASLGLRTAGAAEEFSTSN, from the coding sequence ATGGTTCTGGGACTGCGATCCGCGATCAGGTCGGATGTGGGTCGTCGCCGGACGTCGAACCAGGACGCCGGCGCGACGACCGGCCGCCTCCTGATCGTCGCCGACGGCATGGGTGGCCACGCCCACGGCGAGATCGCGAGCGCGATGACGGTGTCGGCCTTCACCGAGATGGAGGCCCGGCTGCCCCAGGACCTCACCGACGTCGACCTCGCCGCCGAGCTGAGCGCGACCCTGGACGACGTGACCGAGCGGCTGACCCGGCGAGCCGGCGAGGAGCCGGACACCCGGGGGATGGGGACGACGGTCGTGTCCCTGCTGCTGACCGGTGAACAGTTCGCGCTGGCGCACATCGGGGACTCGCGGATCTACCGCCTCCGGGACGGCGACCTCACCCAGCTCACCCACGACCACACGATGGTCCAGCAGCTGGTCGACGAAGGGCAGATCACCGCCGAGGAGGCCGCCCACCATCCGCGCCGCTCGGTGCTGATGCGGGCGCTGAGTACCGACCACGCACCGGAACCCGACCTCGACCGGATCGACATCCTCGAGGGGGACCGCTACCTCCTGTGCTCGGACGGCGTCACCGCGGTCCTCGACGACGAGGTGCTGCGGCAGGAGCTGAGCAGCGGGGCCGAACCGGAGGAGATCGTCGAGCGGCTGGTCGCGCTCGCGAACGAGGGCGGCGGCCCCGACAACATCACGGCGATCGTCGCGGACGTCGTGGACCCGCCGGACGAGGCGTCGCTGGGCCTGCGTACGGCCGGTGCCGCCGAGGAGTTCAGTACCTCGAACTGA
- a CDS encoding methyltransferase domain-containing protein: MPTDGDVLAPVLHRLRADGGLTAARWCRAPGARSRVRATVVRDGIAVEAGGGSPGYLRASPLALPVRTRSVDRVAVPLVLPLLPDMEGLFAELRRVLAPHGLLSLLVPAPASFGWRGGELRRAVRDAWRHRSGVEHPGWLASSADFAVLADDRLDFTLDDVPGSDRVRDVGALCEAGVYPPDLPAETRSALAAHRSAARSVRLRRIVARR, from the coding sequence GTGCCGACCGACGGTGACGTCCTCGCTCCCGTGCTGCACCGGCTCCGCGCCGACGGTGGCCTGACGGCGGCCCGGTGGTGCCGGGCACCGGGCGCCCGCAGCCGGGTGCGGGCAACCGTCGTCCGCGACGGGATCGCGGTGGAGGCCGGTGGTGGCTCGCCCGGCTACCTGCGGGCGTCGCCCCTCGCGCTCCCCGTGCGAACGAGGTCGGTCGATCGGGTCGCCGTCCCCCTCGTCCTTCCGCTGCTGCCGGACATGGAGGGGCTCTTCGCGGAGCTGCGGCGGGTGCTCGCCCCGCACGGGTTGCTGTCGCTCCTGGTCCCGGCGCCGGCGTCGTTCGGATGGCGCGGTGGTGAGCTACGGCGGGCGGTGCGGGACGCGTGGCGTCATCGGTCGGGCGTGGAGCATCCCGGGTGGCTGGCCTCGTCCGCGGACTTCGCGGTCCTGGCCGATGACCGGCTCGACTTCACCCTGGACGACGTCCCGGGGAGCGACCGGGTCCGGGACGTGGGCGCGTTGTGCGAGGCCGGCGTCTACCCGCCCGACCTGCCGGCGGAGACGCGCTCGGCCCTGGCCGCACACCGGTCCGCGGCACGGTCGGTACGGCTGCGCCGGATCGTGGCCCGCCGCTGA
- a CDS encoding aromatic acid/H+ symport family MFS transporter, protein MTSSGQSRQTEGDPDLRRRTITWIVGLALVGLIFDGYDLVVYGTLVPVFLRDPSQLGPVDPAQAGALGSYALVGVLVGALMAGSVADIVGRRKVMLTAYAWFSVGMIATAFTGTAGTFGILRFLTGLGVGALVATTGALVAEFAPPGRKNLCNAVTYSGVPLGSLVAALLAILLLPVIGWRGMLLIGGIPLVTLLPLALVRMPESPAWLMSRGRVAEAEQAALRCGIPLAEIASRPSPATAPATDGRPGFGGLFRDYLVPTVLLGLMSAVGLVLVYALNTWLPELMGRAGFSTSGSLSFLLVLNGGAVVGALLASRLADRFGPKKIVAASFGIGAVAIALMTVDLPLAVLLAFVAVVGLGTSGTQILIYGFVATYYRTNVRSAGVAWCAGFGRLGGVGGPLVGGLMVASGLALDSIFYVLAALAVAGVVLTWLVPGTHRGVPRRGERQDASTAAAN, encoded by the coding sequence ATGACGTCATCCGGGCAGTCACGGCAGACCGAGGGAGACCCCGATCTGCGAAGACGGACGATCACGTGGATCGTCGGTCTCGCGCTCGTGGGCCTGATCTTCGACGGCTACGACCTCGTCGTGTACGGCACACTGGTGCCGGTCTTCCTGCGCGACCCGAGCCAGCTCGGGCCGGTCGATCCGGCACAGGCCGGAGCCCTGGGCAGCTACGCCCTGGTCGGGGTGCTGGTCGGAGCGCTGATGGCCGGCAGCGTGGCCGACATCGTCGGCAGACGGAAGGTCATGCTGACGGCGTACGCGTGGTTCTCGGTCGGGATGATCGCCACCGCGTTCACCGGCACCGCCGGCACGTTCGGAATCCTGCGGTTCCTCACCGGGCTCGGCGTGGGTGCCCTGGTCGCCACCACCGGAGCCCTGGTCGCGGAGTTCGCGCCCCCCGGACGGAAGAACCTCTGCAACGCCGTCACCTACTCCGGGGTCCCCCTGGGGAGCCTCGTCGCGGCACTGCTGGCCATCCTGCTCCTCCCGGTCATCGGGTGGCGCGGGATGCTGCTCATCGGTGGTATTCCCCTGGTCACGCTGCTGCCGCTCGCGCTGGTCCGGATGCCCGAGTCCCCCGCCTGGCTGATGTCCCGCGGGCGGGTCGCCGAAGCCGAGCAGGCCGCGCTGCGCTGCGGCATCCCCCTCGCGGAGATCGCGTCCCGGCCGTCACCGGCGACGGCCCCCGCGACCGACGGCCGGCCAGGCTTCGGTGGCCTGTTCCGTGACTACCTGGTCCCGACCGTCCTGCTGGGCCTGATGAGCGCGGTCGGCCTGGTGCTGGTCTACGCGCTCAACACCTGGCTCCCGGAGCTCATGGGTCGTGCCGGCTTCTCGACGTCCGGCTCGCTCAGCTTCCTGCTCGTCCTCAACGGCGGCGCGGTCGTGGGGGCCCTGCTCGCCAGCCGGCTCGCCGACCGCTTCGGCCCCAAGAAGATCGTCGCCGCCAGCTTCGGCATCGGTGCGGTCGCCATCGCCCTGATGACCGTCGACCTGCCGCTGGCGGTCCTGCTGGCCTTCGTCGCCGTCGTCGGCCTGGGCACCAGCGGTACCCAGATCCTGATCTACGGATTCGTCGCGACCTACTACCGGACGAACGTGCGGAGCGCGGGCGTCGCCTGGTGCGCCGGGTTCGGACGGCTCGGCGGGGTCGGCGGCCCGCTCGTCGGCGGGCTCATGGTGGCCTCGGGACTCGCGCTCGATTCGATCTTCTACGTCCTGGCGGCCCTCGCGGTTGCCGGCGTCGTCCTGACGTGGCTGGTGCCGGGGACCCATCGTGGCGTGCCCCGACGAGGCGAGCGCCAGGACGCTTCGACCGCTGCTGCGAACTGA
- a CDS encoding single-stranded DNA-binding protein: MSVNQITITGNVTRKPTLRYSPNGYAVTDLFVAVNFRRRDHNSNEWRDVSTTYYTVVCWRNLAEHVAQSLDKGHPVVVVGRLYVDEWTDRDGMLRKSPKIDPTSVAFDLRYASVLAPVRLPVAAPERDTGAMRAEDPATERPQADDDAPFGGEPSEDLDMRQSVGAVPGSEG, encoded by the coding sequence GTGTCCGTCAACCAGATCACCATCACCGGCAACGTGACCCGCAAGCCGACTCTCCGCTACAGCCCGAACGGGTACGCGGTCACCGACCTCTTCGTGGCGGTGAACTTCCGCCGACGCGACCACAACAGCAACGAGTGGCGTGACGTCTCGACGACGTACTACACCGTCGTGTGCTGGCGGAACCTCGCCGAACACGTCGCACAAAGCCTGGACAAGGGACATCCGGTCGTGGTGGTCGGCCGGCTCTACGTCGACGAGTGGACCGACCGCGACGGGATGCTGCGCAAGAGCCCGAAGATCGACCCGACGAGCGTGGCATTCGATCTCCGCTACGCGTCCGTACTCGCGCCGGTGCGGCTGCCCGTCGCAGCCCCCGAACGGGACACCGGGGCGATGCGTGCCGAGGACCCGGCCACGGAGCGGCCGCAGGCCGACGACGACGCCCCGTTCGGCGGTGAGCCGTCCGAGGACCTCGACATGCGGCAGTCCGTCGGGGCCGTACCGGGCTCCGAGGGCTGA